One genomic segment of Alicycliphilus denitrificans K601 includes these proteins:
- a CDS encoding phosphoadenosine phosphosulfate reductase family protein yields MRDPFKIEQPTCISFSGGRTSAYMLWRVLQANGGLPADTVVCFANTGKEVEATLRFVRDCAEHWQVPIHWLEYRPSEPGFVVVDFDTASRAGEPFEALIRKRQYLPNPVARGCTTPLKIRSMHRFLRRQGWTDWDQFIGIRADEQRRVFKIRARGHSTESTHETMCMPLAEASVTVRDVSAFWQAQPFDLELLTVNGRTPEGNCDLCFLKPRGQRLALIKARPEAAVWWIRMESLNLASRPSGARFRNDGPSYADLARFAADQRDLFDAAEESIACFCGD; encoded by the coding sequence ATGCGAGACCCCTTCAAGATCGAGCAACCGACCTGCATCAGTTTCAGCGGCGGCCGCACCAGCGCGTACATGCTCTGGCGCGTGCTGCAGGCCAACGGCGGCCTGCCCGCGGATACCGTCGTCTGCTTCGCCAACACCGGAAAGGAAGTGGAAGCCACCTTGCGCTTCGTGCGCGACTGCGCCGAGCACTGGCAGGTGCCCATTCACTGGCTGGAATACCGGCCTTCAGAACCGGGCTTCGTGGTGGTGGACTTCGATACCGCCAGCCGTGCGGGCGAGCCCTTCGAGGCGTTGATCCGCAAGCGGCAGTACCTGCCCAACCCCGTGGCGAGGGGGTGCACCACCCCGCTGAAGATCAGGTCGATGCACCGTTTCCTGCGCCGGCAAGGCTGGACCGATTGGGACCAGTTCATCGGCATCCGCGCCGACGAGCAGCGCCGCGTCTTCAAGATCAGGGCGCGCGGCCACTCCACCGAATCCACCCATGAGACCATGTGCATGCCGCTGGCCGAGGCCAGCGTGACCGTGCGCGACGTGTCCGCCTTCTGGCAGGCGCAGCCCTTCGACCTGGAACTGCTGACGGTCAATGGCCGCACGCCCGAAGGCAACTGTGATCTCTGCTTCCTCAAACCCCGCGGCCAGCGCCTGGCGCTCATCAAGGCCAGGCCGGAGGCGGCGGTGTGGTGGATTCGCATGGAGTCGCTGAACCTCGCCAGCCGCCCGAGCGGCGCGCGCTTCCGCAATGACGGCCCGAGCTACGCCGACCTGGCGCGCTTCGCGGCCGACCAGCGCGACCTGTTCGATGCAGCCGAAGAGTCCATCGCCTGCTTCTGCGGCGATTGA
- a CDS encoding STY4534 family ICE replication protein produces the protein MTTSTDKSYFDLHITGLGYLNRIREVKPKKGDAFLACDIAALNGPSDDVAYVRFDTRVSGSEAQHLVRRCIQAVDAEKKVMIGFRLGDLWADTFTYSKGKRAGEQGVSFKARLLFVSWIKVDGKLVYKAEPKPTDADDRDVRNTDVPATSAEPQAAASEPARPAAEAADEATADAPALEVAESF, from the coding sequence ATGACCACTTCCACCGACAAGTCCTACTTCGACCTGCACATCACCGGACTCGGGTATCTCAATCGCATCCGCGAAGTGAAGCCCAAGAAAGGCGATGCGTTCCTGGCCTGCGACATCGCAGCGCTCAACGGCCCCAGCGATGACGTGGCCTACGTGCGTTTCGACACGCGCGTCTCGGGCTCCGAAGCGCAGCACCTGGTGCGCCGCTGCATCCAAGCGGTCGATGCCGAGAAGAAGGTGATGATCGGCTTCCGCCTGGGCGACCTGTGGGCCGACACCTTCACCTACTCCAAGGGCAAGCGTGCCGGCGAGCAGGGGGTGAGCTTCAAGGCCCGCCTGCTGTTCGTCAGTTGGATCAAGGTCGACGGCAAGCTCGTCTACAAGGCCGAGCCCAAGCCGACCGACGCCGACGACCGCGACGTGCGCAACACGGATGTCCCTGCGACTTCCGCCGAGCCGCAAGCCGCTGCGTCCGAGCCCGCCAGGCCCGCCGCCGAAGCTGCCGACGAAGCCACTGCCGATGCCCCCGCATTGGAAGTTGCCGAGTCGTTCTGA
- a CDS encoding DUF3275 family protein, with amino-acid sequence MITIPGQLAIKTIHGRNGDFNVGRLATSIGEFVVKNAELDQYAEGKYEGDFAIAEIRPSTYSANGRMVIEIRALLGGMTLSNIDALSRDDARRLSPQEVDPIDEEAQTATPTPTTAPKAAGRKKARSSRDPLVDTTPFGSEPAAASAEATAHADDDGDAALFGTLWPLGDVVKLDATVDRRVLRQQRDRLGDLGYEFAPLSQDWHLARV; translated from the coding sequence ATGATCACCATTCCCGGCCAATTGGCCATCAAGACCATCCACGGCCGCAACGGCGACTTCAACGTCGGGCGCCTTGCGACCTCCATCGGCGAGTTCGTCGTGAAGAACGCCGAGCTCGACCAGTACGCCGAAGGCAAGTACGAGGGCGATTTCGCCATCGCGGAGATTCGCCCGTCCACGTACAGCGCCAACGGCCGCATGGTCATCGAGATCCGCGCCCTCCTGGGTGGGATGACTTTGTCCAACATCGACGCCCTGAGCCGTGACGACGCCCGCCGGCTGAGTCCGCAGGAAGTCGATCCGATCGACGAGGAAGCGCAGACCGCCACGCCGACGCCGACGACCGCCCCCAAGGCGGCCGGCCGGAAGAAGGCGCGCAGCTCGCGCGACCCGCTGGTCGATACCACGCCGTTCGGCAGCGAGCCGGCTGCTGCGTCTGCCGAGGCTACGGCCCATGCGGACGACGACGGCGACGCGGCGCTGTTCGGCACACTCTGGCCGCTGGGCGATGTCGTCAAGCTCGATGCCACCGTGGATCGGCGCGTGCTGCGCCAGCAGCGCGACCGCCTCGGCGACCTGGGCTACGAGTTCGCTCCGCTGTCCCAGGACTGGCACCTCGCCAGGGTCTGA
- a CDS encoding DUF932 domain-containing protein yields MQLASRFAPRSPVLRADHPLSDDQIRTVAPSIFADTPHESRSERYSYIPTAAVLTELRREGFQPFMVCQTRVRHEDRRDYTKHMLRLRHASQINGAEANEIILLNSHDGTSSYQMLAGMFRFVCHNGLVCGDTFADVRVPHKGNVTDHVIEGAYEVLHGFERVQDSRDAMRVITLDDGEAEVFARSALTLKYDESGKALPITETQILRPRRFDDNRADLWSVFNRVQENLVKGGLTGRAANGRQQRTRPVQGIDQNVRLNRALWLLADGLRQLKA; encoded by the coding sequence ATGCAACTCGCATCTCGCTTCGCCCCTCGTTCCCCGGTGCTGCGCGCCGACCATCCGTTGTCGGACGATCAGATTCGCACCGTGGCCCCATCCATCTTCGCGGACACCCCGCACGAAAGCCGCTCCGAACGGTACAGTTACATCCCCACGGCGGCTGTGCTGACCGAACTGCGCAGAGAAGGTTTCCAGCCGTTCATGGTGTGCCAGACCCGCGTGCGACACGAGGATCGCCGCGACTACACCAAGCACATGCTGCGCCTTCGCCACGCCAGCCAGATCAACGGCGCCGAGGCGAACGAGATCATCCTGCTCAACTCGCACGACGGCACCAGCAGCTACCAGATGCTCGCGGGCATGTTCAGATTCGTCTGCCACAACGGCCTGGTGTGCGGCGACACCTTCGCCGACGTGCGCGTGCCCCACAAGGGCAACGTCACCGATCACGTGATCGAAGGCGCCTACGAGGTGCTGCACGGCTTCGAGCGCGTGCAGGACTCGCGCGACGCCATGCGCGTCATCACCCTCGACGACGGCGAGGCCGAAGTCTTCGCCAGGTCGGCGCTGACCTTGAAGTACGACGAGTCGGGCAAGGCCTTGCCCATCACGGAGACGCAGATCCTGCGGCCTCGTCGTTTCGACGACAACCGTGCCGATCTTTGGTCGGTCTTCAACCGGGTTCAGGAGAACCTGGTCAAGGGCGGCCTGACTGGCCGTGCCGCCAACGGGCGCCAGCAGCGCACGCGACCCGTTCAGGGCATCGACCAGAACGTCCGGCTCAACCGGGCGCTTTGGCTGCTCGCGGATGGCCTGCGTCAGCTCAAAGCCTGA
- a CDS encoding DUF6094 domain-containing protein encodes MALMFPRLARNFVKNGYFPTDEPTLERALTALAPAEASAGPLCILDPCAGEGVAIAEAAHALGREQVRAFAVEYEAERARHARQLVDRCIHGDLMDTLISRQSFGLLWLNPPYGDLSKDTNGNVGYQGQGRARLEKLFYQKALPLLQYGGVLIYIVPHYVLDAELVGWLTRHFAELRIYRAVDTQFKQVVIFGRKVRQRDQASDSVKATRALLLQIGLGDAEAEELPVEWPFLPYTVPATAEPEHFYRVTMEPEQFAEEVGRLQGLWPTLDTHLGAAQQSLRSPARGLSHWHLALALAAGAISGVVKSKTGRVLVVKGDTHKEKTLHTEYTERDDGSVAETRILTDKFVPVIRAWDMTPGSPTCGEVLTIR; translated from the coding sequence ATGGCCCTTATGTTCCCGCGGCTCGCCCGCAACTTCGTCAAGAACGGGTACTTCCCCACGGATGAACCCACGCTCGAAAGAGCACTCACCGCACTGGCGCCCGCCGAGGCCTCGGCCGGGCCGCTGTGCATCCTCGATCCCTGCGCCGGCGAAGGCGTGGCGATCGCCGAAGCCGCGCACGCCCTCGGGCGCGAGCAGGTCCGGGCCTTCGCCGTCGAGTACGAGGCCGAGCGCGCACGCCATGCCCGGCAACTGGTCGATCGCTGCATCCACGGCGACCTGATGGACACACTGATCAGCCGGCAGAGCTTCGGCCTGCTGTGGCTCAACCCGCCGTATGGCGACCTGTCCAAGGACACCAACGGCAACGTCGGCTACCAGGGCCAGGGCCGCGCTCGGCTGGAAAAGCTGTTCTATCAGAAGGCGCTGCCGCTGTTGCAGTACGGCGGCGTGCTGATCTACATCGTCCCGCACTACGTGCTCGACGCCGAGCTGGTCGGATGGCTGACCCGGCACTTCGCCGAGTTGCGCATCTACCGCGCGGTGGACACGCAGTTCAAGCAGGTCGTGATCTTCGGTCGCAAGGTTCGCCAGCGCGACCAGGCATCGGACTCTGTCAAGGCCACGCGCGCGCTGCTGCTGCAGATAGGTCTTGGCGACGCCGAAGCGGAAGAGCTGCCAGTCGAATGGCCGTTCCTGCCCTACACGGTGCCTGCCACGGCCGAGCCGGAGCACTTCTACCGCGTGACGATGGAGCCCGAGCAGTTCGCCGAGGAAGTCGGCCGACTGCAAGGGCTCTGGCCGACGCTCGACACGCACCTGGGCGCCGCGCAGCAGTCGCTGCGGTCCCCGGCGCGGGGTTTATCGCATTGGCATCTCGCCTTGGCACTCGCCGCAGGTGCGATCTCCGGAGTGGTGAAGTCCAAGACGGGCCGCGTGCTCGTCGTCAAAGGCGACACCCACAAGGAGAAGACCTTGCACACGGAGTACACCGAGCGCGACGACGGTTCCGTGGCCGAGACGCGCATCCTGACCGACAAGTTCGTGCCGGTCATCCGCGCCTGGGACATGACACCGGGCTCGCCGACCTGCGGTGAGGTGCTGACCATCCGCTGA